A single window of Rhodamnia argentea isolate NSW1041297 chromosome 5, ASM2092103v1, whole genome shotgun sequence DNA harbors:
- the LOC125315242 gene encoding uncharacterized protein LOC125315242 — MNNEFRKKYEAMEDVRSVVLHLKEFFGENGRTSRYEISKLYRMRMDEGSSVNDHILKMIWHIEELVWLNLIMDNDLAVDLILQSLPDSLYGIIQHFHMNKMEKALTELHSMLIVYEKEMQNTRPNIVAMAKVFSSKSKTVWKKKKWEKPLKAVVQVKLKVEKEKCHYYGVMGHWRRNYKNYLASLKVKPKNQPYEESGNKQDARAK, encoded by the exons atgaataatgaatttcggaagaagtatgaagcaatggaagatgTTAGGTCGGTCGTATTGCACTTAAAGGAATTCTTTGGTGAGAATGGTCGAAcctctagatatgagatatctaagTTGTACCGTATGAGGATGGATGAGGGATCATCGGTTAAtgatcatattttgaaaatgatatgGCATATAGAAGAATTGGTTTGGCTGAATCTTATCATGGATAATGACTTAGCTGTGGATTTGATTCTCCAATCTTTACCCGATTCCTTATATGGTATTATCCAACACTTCCACATGAATAAGATGGAGAAAGCTCTTACTGAGTTACATAGCATGCTGAtagtttatgagaaggaaatgcaaAACACTAGGCCAAATATAGTGGCTATGGCTAAGGTTTTTTCTTCAAAGAGTAAGACtgtttggaagaaaaagaaatgggagaAACCTTTAAAAGCTGTTGTGCAAGTTAAGCTCAAGgttgaaaaagagaaatgtcATTACTATGGTGTCATGGGGCACTGGAGGAGGAATTATAAGAACTACCTCGCAAGTTTGAAGGTCAAGCCCAAGAACCAACCTTACGAAG AATCTGGAAATAAGCAGGATGCTAGAGCAAAATGA